A genomic segment from Janibacter sp. DB-40 encodes:
- the serS gene encoding serine--tRNA ligase, with product MIDLKFLRDQPDTVRASQRARGEDPSLVDAVLAADERRRTAIGAFESARAEQKAASKELGPVMGRLNKLRKSDADSADLPALETEANSLREKGAAMSARVKELEAAADAAKGELDTSLRAIGNVIQEGVPAGGEDDFALLTEVGTARDFAAEGFEPRDHLALGELLGAIDMERGAKVSGSRFYYLKGIGARLEWALMGLAQQIATEEGFTPLVVPNLVRAETMAGAGFLDEHDDEVYQLPADDLYLTGTSEVALAGFHADEILDLSDGPLRYAATSTCYRREAGSYGKDTRGIFRVHQFQKTEMFVFCRPEDAVAEHENLLRIERRVLDALELPYRVIDVAAGDLGGPASRKYDCEAWVPTQAKYRELTSTSNCTTFQARRLDIRERDPQGSGTRTLATLNGTAITSTRPIVALLENHQQADGSVRVPEALRPFLGTDVMSPR from the coding sequence GATCGACCTCAAGTTCCTGCGCGACCAGCCCGACACCGTCCGAGCGAGCCAGCGTGCCCGCGGCGAGGACCCTTCCCTCGTCGACGCGGTTCTCGCCGCCGACGAGCGGCGCCGCACCGCGATCGGGGCCTTCGAGTCCGCCCGCGCGGAGCAGAAGGCCGCGAGCAAGGAGCTCGGGCCCGTCATGGGTCGACTGAACAAGCTGCGCAAGAGCGATGCCGACAGCGCCGACCTCCCCGCCCTCGAGACCGAGGCGAACTCCCTGCGGGAGAAGGGCGCTGCCATGTCCGCCCGCGTCAAGGAGCTCGAGGCCGCAGCCGATGCGGCGAAGGGAGAGCTGGACACCTCCCTTCGCGCCATCGGCAATGTCATCCAGGAGGGCGTGCCCGCCGGTGGTGAGGACGACTTCGCGCTCCTGACGGAGGTCGGGACCGCGCGCGACTTCGCGGCGGAGGGCTTCGAGCCCAGGGACCACCTCGCGCTCGGCGAGCTGCTCGGTGCGATCGACATGGAGCGCGGGGCGAAGGTCAGCGGCAGCCGCTTCTACTACCTCAAGGGCATCGGTGCGCGCCTGGAGTGGGCGCTGATGGGTCTGGCGCAGCAGATCGCGACCGAGGAGGGCTTCACCCCGCTCGTCGTGCCCAACCTCGTGCGTGCGGAGACGATGGCGGGGGCCGGCTTCCTCGACGAGCACGACGACGAGGTCTACCAGCTGCCCGCCGACGACCTGTACCTCACCGGGACCTCCGAGGTCGCGCTCGCCGGCTTCCACGCGGACGAGATCCTCGACCTGAGCGACGGGCCGCTGCGCTACGCCGCCACCTCCACCTGCTACCGCCGCGAGGCCGGCAGCTACGGCAAGGACACCCGCGGCATCTTCCGCGTCCACCAGTTCCAGAAGACCGAGATGTTCGTCTTCTGCCGCCCGGAGGACGCCGTCGCCGAGCACGAGAACCTGCTGCGCATCGAGCGCCGCGTCCTCGACGCCCTCGAGCTGCCCTACCGCGTCATCGACGTCGCCGCCGGTGACCTCGGCGGCCCGGCGTCGCGCAAGTACGACTGCGAGGCGTGGGTGCCGACCCAGGCGAAGTACCGCGAGCTGACCTCGACGAGCAACTGCACGACCTTCCAGGCGCGCCGTCTGGACATCCGCGAGCGCGACCCGCAGGGCTCGGGCACCCGCACGCTCGCCACGCTCAACGGCACCGCGATCACCAGCACCCGCCCGATCGTCGCCCTCCTGGAGAACCACCAGCAGGCCGACGGCTCCGTGCGCGTGCCGGAGGCGCTGCGCCCCTTCCTCGGCACGGACGTGATGTCACCGCGCTGA